The following is a genomic window from Trachemys scripta elegans isolate TJP31775 chromosome 16, CAS_Tse_1.0, whole genome shotgun sequence.
TCGGCCTGTCGCTTTCCTCCCCGCGCGGCCGAGGGCCTGGGGCTGGGACAATACGGAGGCGGCAGCACGTGTGGACGTGTCACGCGCTGTCCCAAGTGGCCACTGGGTGTCAGCGCGCTGGGGTGTAGGGAGAGGGGgatcccagcaggaggcgctctcccctaggggtcagggctggcctCAATGTCCCAAGGGCGGCGCCTGGGGGCGCTGGGTTGCATTGCACGAGATGGGTCCCTGGACACAATATTGATCCCGCCCCCGGCCGCATTTCCACCCGTTCGTCCTGCCCCAAACTCCCTTTTCCACCCCGGACTTTGCGTCAACCCAGAAatcgcacccctccccccacagagacCGGGACACTCAGGGCAGGTTTGGCCCACACCAGCAGTTTATTCTGAAGCCATCGGCCACGAAGCCGCCACGGACCCCGCGAGAAATCGCCCGTCCTGGAACGATGCCCCAGTAAATAACAGGAATCGTCTGAATCGGCCCGTCGGCGGCGCTGTGGGTCGGTCAGCGCTGGCCTCAACATCCGAACATCCAGTGAAAATCAGTCCTGGAGccgaggagagaacccaggagtcctgcctcctagCCCATCCCCCCCatcccgctctaaccactagaccccactcccctgcccgaGCCACAGAGccagcccaggagtcctggttcccttGTTTCATGCTGGGCCCtactcccaccccccattccccaccctcctgGCCTGGCGTGGCAAGCCCCCCTGGTGTGTCCCTGGGGCATGTGCTGGGGAGGTGGGCGGAGCGGGAAAGGGTGAGTCATGCCCGGGAGCAGGTGGCTGGATGAATGTTTAAGTGCTGATAAAAGTCCAAGAGGAAACAAATGGGTGAGGCAGCGTCAGTTGGAGACGGAGCTGTCCAGGGAAACCGAATAGGAGCAGACAGGTGCGGCCGCGCCTGGCACCCAGACCCGAAACCCACCTCAGCAAGGTAAGAAGGGGGGAGATTCCCTGCCTAGAAATGTCCTGGCCTCTCTCAGAACAAACATACCGACCCCTCCAGCCGTCTGTCCGTCCAGGCCAACACTGAACTCTTTAGCCATAAAtaaacccacccacccacccactaatCCATCCCAATTCCCCTTCCTGCGCtcctccccatccacccacccacccatccccatacacacctctTTATCTATCGGTCTACCCATCCACCCATCCTTCCCCATCTGATCCCTCTATCTACCTCCCATCTCCTCACATAGTCTCCTACCTTTCGAGCCACCCATCTGCCCATTCTTCCCCATAACCAAACTTCCATCTATGTacccacccatccatccaccccCCATTCCCATACACACCTCCATATCTATCTCTGCACCCATCCATTCACCCATCCTTCCCCATACCCCATCCTCTATCTCGTCCCCCGTCCATCCCTCCACCCACCGCCACCGAGCCCTTTATCGGTCTACCCACCCATCCATCCTTCCCTGTATGAACCTTCTATCTGTCTACACACCCATCTCCTCCCACACTCCTCTACccttccatccatccacccatccatcccACACCCACCCAATCCTTCCCCATACCCTACCTATTATCAGtctacccaccctcctacccaaCCATCCTTCCCATAAACAACCCTCTGTCTATGTACCCACACATCAGTCCCCATACGAACCCTCTATTTAcccacccctccctctgcacGCCCCTCTAGCTACCTGTCCATCCATTCTTCCCCATACCCAACCGTCTATCTGTCTACTCAtccacccatccacccacccacacccacccatccGTCAGTCtatccacccacccatccatcccgATAGGAGCCCTCTATCTACCCACCCATCTCCTCACACACTCTCCTACCCTTTCAGCCACCCATCTACCCACTCTTCCCCATAACCAACCTTCTATATATCTACCACACCTCaatccaccccccatccccatacacacctctTTATCTATCTGcccatccatctgtccatccatccttCCCCATACCCAACCCTCTATCTCTCtacccacccaaccccctgcacacCCCTCTATCtactcatccatccatccacccacccacacccaaccctTTAACAATCTACTCATGTATCCATCCTTCCCCATATAAACCCTTTATCTATCTACCCACCCATCTCCTCACACACtcatccccatccatccatccgccCATCCATCAATCCTTCCCCATACCCTACCCTTTACTGATCTCCCCAACcatcctcccacacacccaacctTCCCATACCCAACCCTCTATCTATCTACCCACTCTaccatccacccacccatcccTGTACACACCTctttatctatccatccatccttccCCATATTCAAATCTCTATCTCTCTACTgatccatctgtccatccatcttTCCCTGAAACCAACCCTCTATCTGCCCACCCACCCGCCTATCCCCCTACACATCCTCTGTGACGGGTTCCatcacagagacccctttgggactgtcatctgacgtgctggaattacctctgagcccgttttccactGCTAGcatgggactccagaaccctgccttattaagccagacacactagtctgctgcaacacagacccaggtctggtccacacccctaaggctgcagactttaactgaaaactgcttaacaggtcacctatctccagcacccagacacccagttcccaatgggatccaaaccccaaataaatttgttttactctgtataaagcttattcagggtaaactcataaattgtccaccctctataacactgatagagagatatgcacagctgtttgctcccctaggtattaatcacttactctgggtcaattaataaacaaaagtgattttattgagtataaaaagtaggatttaagtggtttcaagtaataacagacagaacaaagtaagtctcccagcaaaataaaacaaaaacacgcaagtctgagcctaatacattaagaaactgaatacagataaaatctccccctcagagatgttccaatagcttctttcacagactagactccttcctagtctgggcccatcccttccctgggtacagtccttgttagctccagctcaggtggtaactaggggatttctcatgactggcagccccctttgttctgttccatccccttttgtagctttggcacaaggagggaatcctttgtctctttgggtccccacccctccttctaaacggaaaagcaccaggtttacgatggattccagtaccaggtgacatgatcacatgtcagtGTAAGACttcattctccattctttcagggTTGGCAAGCACGTACCAGGAAGTTTTGTGAGTAAAAAGAGTCATTCATAACCAATtttcctagtcaatgggagccatcaagattccattAATGGCCCAtgctttgcatagttacaataggacctcagagtaatacttcatatttctagttttagatacaagaaagATATGTTCATACAAATGGGATGAACACCCtgagtagatcataagctttgtaatgataccttacaagagaccttttgcataaagcatattccagttacatcatgtTTACACTCATacgcatatttccataaacatatggagtgcaacatcatgATCCCCCTATCTacccttccatccatccatctatccttCCCCATACCCAACTCTCCACTGATCCATCTGTCCATCTATCTTTCCCCATACCCATCCCTCTATCTACCCTTCCATCCATCCTCCATTCTTCCCCATACCCAACCCTATATTTGTCTACCCATCCATCATCCACCCACACCCAACCCTTTATCTAGTTAATGACCCATCTATCCACACAACTATCCCCACACCCAACCCGCTATCTGGCCACCCATCCAGCTATCCCCACACCCAACCATCAATCTACCCACGCCTCCCGGAGCAGTTCCAAGTGGCTGCTACCAGCCGCAGAGGGTCAGAGTGAAGGTAGCTTTGCTTGGCTGGCCCTTGCCTTATTTCGGTATGTCCTTACTTTCAGATGTCTGCACTCGATAAATTCTTCCTTGCTTGGTTTTCCAAAGGTTGATATTTAGCCTCTCTCCACATTCTGGAAGGGCCGAGATGTTGCCAGGTAATGGGAACTCTGTGTTAACATCGTTCGTGTGCAGTTACTAGGTGGCGGTGGAAGGAGAGATTAGCAGGGGGGATGTATATGGGGGCGGATGGATGAATTTCATGAAGGGTATCCATCCACCCATTTACCTACCTTTCCTCCCACCAatccacccaccctccctccttcccatccacccacccacccatccacccatCCATCTACATACCTTCCCTCCCATCCATCCAcacatccatccacccaccctccttcccatccatccacccacccatctACCCTCCCTTCTTCacatccacccatccatccatccatccaccctccCTACCttcccatccatccacccacacaTCCATccattctccctccttcccattcgtatacccacccacccacccacccacccatctaCCCTCCCTACCTTCCCAtgcatccacccacccacccaccctctctACCTTCCCACCCTATCTTCTTTCCAATCCATCCACACAcctcccatccatccatccactcacctacccaccctccctccttctcaTCCACCCACCGACCCATCCATCCACCCTCCCTACCTTCCCAtgcatccacccacccacccacccacccatccaccctCTCTACCTTCCCTCCCTATCTTCTTACCAATCCATCCACACACCCACACAtctcccatccatccatccatccatccatccatccatccatccatccatccactcacctACCCAACCATCCACCATCCCTACcttcccatccatccatccatccatccatccatccatccatccatccacccgccctccctccttcttatCCACCCATCGACCCATCCATCCACCTTCCCTACcttcccatccacccacccacccacccatccaccctCTCTACCTTCCGTCCCTACTTCTTACCAATCCATCCACACACCCACACAtctcccatccatccatccatccattgaTCCATCGAGCCATCCACTCATCTACCCAACCATCCACCATCCTTACCtgcccatccatccatccatccatccacccacccaccctccctccttcttATCCACCcacctatccatccatccaccctccCTACCttcccatccatccacccaccctttcatctatccatccatccactcacccatccatccaccctccctccttcccatccacccacctatccatccatccaccatCCCTCCTTCCCATCCATCTACCCTCCCTATCTTCCCATGcattcacccacccacccatccaccctCTCTACCTTCCCTCCCTATCTTCTTACTAATCcatccacacacccacacacctcccatccatccatccatccatccatccatccatccatccaccctccCTATCTTCCAATCAATCCATACATCCACCCTCCGTACCTTGCCAGTCATCCACCCAACCACCCATTCATCTATCAATCTACCCAACTTCCCTTCTCACCCATCTgtccacacacccacacacctagcttcccatccacccacccacccaccattcCATCCATCCACCAATCTACCCTTCTTATcttcccatccatccatccatccatccatccatccacccaacCTCTCttctcatccatccatccatacaCCCTACCTACCTTCCCATCCATCCATACACCCTCCCTATcttcccatccatccatccaccaccTTTTCTCCCTGTCTTCTCACTCTTCCATCCACCCATGTACCTGCCATACCATCCTACCCATCCATTCCTCCTCACTATGTTCCTATCCCCCAGCTACCTAGCACACCTTCCCATCGCTCCAACCATCCTCCGATCCTCTTATCCCAGCAGAAGATGGTCACTAAGCTTTTGAATACTTAGACCAATCAATGAGGGTCTAAagttccttctccctctccccacagggcAGGACTCCACCTGCCCTCTGCTGCTTGGAGACATGAAGCTACTGGACATCTGGGTCTCTTGCCGGCCATCCCTCTTCATCACCCTTTGCCTGCTGGTTATCCTGATGGCCTCTGCCTTATTATGCCTGGACAGCCAGTTCCCCATCCTGGGGTGGAGGAACCCCTCTCTCAATAACCCAGGGCAGAGTCTATCTGCCTACTCCAAGGAGCGGGGCATGTGGACCGTGAACTCCGCCGGGCGTCTCGGGAACCAGATGGGGGAATACGCCACCCTCTACGCCCTGGCCAAGATGAACGGGCACCAGGCCTACATCCTCCCAGAGATGCACCAGCAGCTGGCGCTGCTCTTCCGCATCACCCTGCCCGTGCTCTCCAGATTCAGGGCTTCGAGGATCCCATGGAAGGACTACGAGCTCCATGACTGGATGTCGGAGGAGTACAGGCACATCGAGGGGAAATACGTCTGGCTTACGGGCTACCCCTGCTCCTGGACCTTCTACCACCACCTCCGGCAGGAGATCCTCCAGGAATTCTCCTTCCACGACCACGTCAAGGAGGAGGCCAACCGGTACCTGGCCGGGCTGCGTGGGCAGCGCCAGAACGTGACCTATGTGGGTGTCCACGTCCGGAGGGGGGATTACGTCCGGGTAATGACTGAGAAATGGAAGGGGGTGGTGGCGGACAAGGCCTACCTGGAGAAGGCCATGGGCTACTTCCGGGCCAAGTATCAGGAGCCGGTCTTCGTGGTGACCAGCAACGGGATGGAGTGGTGCCGGGAGAANNNNNNNNNNNNNNNNNNNNNNNNNNNNNNNNNNNNNNNNNNNNNNNNNNNNNNNNNNNNNNNNNNNNNNNNNNNNNNNNNNNNNNNNNNNNNNNNNNNNNNNNNNNNNNNNNNNNNNNNNNNNNNNNNNNNNNNNNNNNNNNNNNNNNNNNNNNNNNNNNNNNNNNNNNNNNNNNNNNNNNNNNNNNNNNNNNNNNNNNNNNNNNNNNNNNNNNNNNNNNNNNNNNNNNNNNNNNNNNNNNNNNNNNNNNNNNNNNNNNNNNNNNNNNNNNNNNNNNNNNNNNNNNNNNNNNNNNNNNNNNNNNNNNNNNNNNNNNNNNNNNNNNNNNNNNNNNNNNNNNNNNNNNNNNNNNNNNNNNNNNNNNNNNNNNNNNNNNNNNNNNNNNNNNNNNNNNNNNNNNNNNNNNNNNNNNNNNNNNNNNNNNNNNNNNNNNNNNNNNNNNNNNNNNNNNNNNNNNNNNNNNNNNNNNNNNNNNNNNNNNNNNNNNNNNNNNNNNNNNNNNNNNNNNNNNNNNNNNNNNNNNNNNNNNNNNNNNNNNNNNNNNNNNNNNNNNNNNNNNNNNNNNNNNNNNNNNNNNNNNNNNNNNNNNNNNNNNNNNNNNNNNNNNNNNNNNNNNNNNNNNNNNNNNNNNNNNNNNNNNNNNNNNNNNNNNNNNNNNNNNNNNNNNNNNNNNNNNNNNNNNNNNNNNNNNNNNNNNNNNNNNNNNNNNNNNNNNNNNNNNNNNNNNNNNNNNNNNNNNNNNNNNNNNNNNNNNNNNNNNNNNNNNNNNNNNNNNNNNNNNNNNNNNNNNNNNNNNNNNNNNNNNNNNNNNNNNNNNNNNNNNNNNNNNNNNNNNNNNNNNNNNNNNNNNNNNNNNNNNNNNNNNNNNNNNNNNNNNNNNNNNNNNNNNNNNNNNNNNNNNNNNNNNNNNNNNNNNNATTGCAACAACACGATCATGACCATCGGGACCTTCGGCATCTGGGCCGGTTACCTGGTCGGTGGGGAGACTATCTACTTGGCCAACTACACCCTCCCCGACTCCCCCTTCCTCCAGCTCTTCAAGCCTGCGGCCGCCTTCCTGCCCGAGTGGATCGGGATCGACGCCGATCTCTCCCCGCTGTGGAGCGGGAATTCTGGCTAAAGGAGCTCAGCCAACAGGAGCCACCCACTGTCACATGGCCGGTCTGCCCAGCACTGGTCACCTGGGATGCCCAAGCCAGTGACCTACATCAGTGCTAGTGATCTGATAGGAATGTTCAGAGTGATGGTGtatgggggccaggactcctgggttctctctctggctttgggaggggagtggggtctagtggttagagcaggggcgctgagagccaggactcctgtgttctctccctggctctgggaggggagtgggggctagtggttagagcagggggtctgggagccaggactccggggttcgtTCCCCAGTTCCCATGGTGAGTTCAGGGGACCAGGGATGCTGGCCCGGGGCGGTGGAGGTGCGCCAGGACTATGACTCTGAGCTGTTTTGCGAATGCGGTTTTGTTACAAGAGACAAATAAAATCTCTCAGTGTTGAGCTGGCCAGACGTGGAACTGCTCAGGTGAGCCATGTCCTCGCCCCGAGCTCTCCTCCAAACATGGGCTCCCAGTGCCGGGACACACACAGACCACAGGTCAGGggtcctggcaggcagggctggcctcaGGGCGGCGCTGGGGGCGAAGGAAGGATCTCATCACCTGaggctggcgggggagggggaggcatcACCCAGCTggcgggggctgcagctgggcctcATATGGCCATAGGGGCTCTGCCCTCACtcccacccacagcccctgccctccccagccctccctgtgcccctcactcccacccgCAGCCCCCTGGTACCCCTgacctgggctccccccagccctgccggtgcccctcactccctgtGATGAAGTCGGGGGGAGGTTGGATGCTTTGTCTAAGTGCtgttcgtgcctcagtttcccccgtgtgctgcatgtttaaccaggcggtgggggaggggtgctgtaTTCGCAGAGGCCCGGATGGGacctcaccctgcagcctggacACTGGGTAACGTAGCGACTGATGACCCGGGAGCCCGCTGGGTTCAGGCCACTGGGAGCACCAAGGACGGCCGAGAGAGGAGCCCGGTGATGGGTTTGCGTGGGACCAAATACACAGGAcggaggaggggctgtggggaggtGATATGGGGGGTCGGCTGCAAGGAGCTCGCTCTGGACTGGAGATGAAGAGGGGTCTGGACCCCAACTGGACAGACCCAGCTGGACgaggctgagactggccaggcccCAGGCCTCTGAGAACTGCCTGGGCTGGGTTCAGCCGTATAACAAACCTCCTGTTTTACACCGGCTGAGAGTCCCTGCAGGCTGGAGATCGGGGGGATCACTCTCTCTGGGGGTGGTGGCCCTGGGGGGGGCCAGGGTGAGGGGACCCCCCAAG
Proteins encoded in this region:
- the LOC117888950 gene encoding galactoside 2-alpha-L-fucosyltransferase 2-like, producing the protein MASALLCLDSQFPILGWRNPSLNNPGQSLSAYSKERGMWTVNSAGRLGNQMGEYATLYALAKMNGHQAYILPEMHQQLALLFRITLPVLSRFRASRIPWKDYELHDWMSEEYRHIEGKYVWLTGYPCSWTFYHHLRQEILQEFSFHDHVKEEANRYLAGLRGQRQNVTYVGVHVRRGDYVRVMTEKWKGVVADKAYLEKAMGYFRAKYQEPVFVVTSNGMEWCRENCNNTIMTIGTFGIWAGYLVGGETIYLANYTLPDSPFLQLFKPAAAFLPEWIGIDADLSPLWSGNSG